The Megasphaera elsdenii DSM 20460 genome includes the window AACGGGCGACTTCGGGCACATCGGGAATGACCAGTTCTTCAAAAGTATTGCCCATCGAAGCCGTCAGGGCCTGGAAATCACTGCGGCAGACAGCGCGTTCTACGGCATCGACATCGATGGGCTTCGTTCTTTCCCGGCTGTCGAATAAGGCATAGGCCTTCTTCGTCTGTACCGCGGCATGAGGATGGACGATGACGACGGGCCAGTCCGGCAGGGGCGGCAGCTCCCGCAGCTCTTCGCCGATACCGGTCCCGCGCATGGTCCCGCCGCAGATGCAGAAAGGTACATCGGCACCGAGGCCGGTCCCGATATGACAGAGGTCTGCCTGAGACAATCCCAGGCCCCACAGGCGGTTGAGACCGCGCAGGACAGCGGCGCAATCGGTACTGCCGCCAGCCAGGCCGGCGGCAATGGGGATATTTTTTTCGATATGGATGGCGACTGGCTGATTGTCCTTTTTATATGGACAAAGTGCTTGCCAGGCCTTGTACGCTAAATTCGTTTCATCGCAGGCCAGTCCCGGGACCGAGCAAGTGAGCTGCCATTCATCGGCGTCCTGCAAGGTCACGGTATCACAAAGGCCGATAGATTGAAAGACGGTATCAATATCGTGATAACCATCGGAACGACGGCCGGTTATCGCCAAGGCCAGATTAATTTTTCCGTATCCTGTTTCTACTATTTTAGTCATACTTCCACTCCGTGTATAAAATGTGCATTGTCTTATTGATTAAAATTTTTCCTATGTTATAATGAGACGACAGCAGGGAGCTGCGCCATTTCCGCATCCTCTCTGAGTGCACACTTTCATCATTATACTATAATGATTATACCGTTTTTTCCTTTACTTTACAATTCTTCATTCATTACGGAGGAAAAAAAATTATGAAAACCCTGACTTCACACACGCTTTGGGAATTAGCCGTCCCCTACCTGGCGTCCTTCGTCGGCAGCCTGGTCGTCGCCATCGGCATGAATGCCTTCTTCATCCCCTTCCATTTGCTGAGCAGCGGCCTCAGCGGGGCAGCCATCATGATTTACTTCCTGACAGGCCTGCCCGTCGGCATCGGTATCTTCATCCTCAACATCCCGATCATGATTGCCTGTTATAAATTCATGGGCCGCCGCTATACGGTCCTGAGCATCGTCGGCACGATCATGCTCTCGGTCCTGGTCGATGCAACGGCCTTCCTGTCGACGTGGAACATCATGCACGATGCCATGCTCTCGTCCATTACGGGCGGCATCCTGGCCGGCATCGGCTTCGGCATCATCTATAAATACAACGGCAACAGCGGCGGCCTGGACGTCATCGGCGCCATCGTCAAGAAATATTATTCCCTGGAAATGGGCACGGTCACGATGATCCTCAATCTGGTCATCCTCCTGGCGGCCGCCTGGCTCTTCTCCCTGGAACGGGCCGTCCTGACTTTCGTCGCCATTTACATTGCAGCCTTCATTACCAACAAGGTCGTCATCGGCCTCAAACAGCGTAAAAGCGTCATCATCATTTCCAACCGGGCTACGCCGATCGCCCAGGTCCTCATGCGCTACGTCGGCCACGGCGCCACCTATCTCCACGGCCAGGGAGCTTACACCATGCAGGACAAACGGGTCATCTACGCCGTCATCAAGCTGACGGAAGTGGCCAAGGTCAAGGAAATCGTCAACAAACTCGACCCGCAGGCCTTCATGATCATCAGCGACGCTTCGGAAGTCGTAGGCCGGGGCTTCACGACATCGCCCGTCAAATACCACCAGTATCCCGGCGATGCCCTCTCCATGCCGCATACAAAAAAAAACATGCCGCCGGAATACTAGGCGCCTGCGGCGCTGTGGGTCGTTTGCCGTGGGTCGTGGACCGTGGCGAACGTGCCTGCGGCCGTTCGTTGTTCGTCGTTGGTCGTTCATCGTTCGTCGTTGGGAAACGGGCTCGCTGACACATCGCCTGGTGAAGAACCCCTCCGACCCTGACGGGCCACCTCCCCTTCGCAGGGGAGGCTCAACGAACCACGAACCACGGCATAAAAAAAAGCTGCGCATCAATTGCGCAGCTTTTTTTATGCCTATTATAATCTGATTTCGTTGGTATCGCGATAGATGAGCCATTCGGCGATATTGTTGGCGTGGTCGGCCATGCGTTCGATGTATTTGACGACCAGGACCAGGTCGATGTAGTCCTTGGAGTTTTCCGGATGGGCCGTCATTTCGGCAGCCAGCGTTTCCATGAGGTTGTTGAAGGCCTGGTCGACGATATCGTCTTTATCGCGCATGAGGCTGGCCTGGGACGAAGTGCCCCGCTTTTTATAGAAATCAATGACATCGCTGACCATAGAGGCCATGACGCCGTACATTTCCTTAATGCCCTGCGGCAAGGGTACGTTGTGATGAGTCTGTTCCAAATGGATGACGTAGTGGCTGATGTCGGCGCAATGATCGGCAATGCGTTCTAAGTCGGAGAGGATTTTCAACGTCGCCATCAAGCTCCGGTAATCAGCCGCTACGGGACCCTGCATCATACTGATGGTCAAGTCTTTCTTCATGCAGTTCTTGACCAGTTCATCGATGACGTCATCGCCATCGTAGATACGCTGGGCCAGTTCGATATCTTTCTGTTCCAGCGCCTTCCAGGCATTATCGACGGCCTGTTCGACCTTTATGCCCAAGTTGATCATATCGTTTTTCAATTCTGCTACGGATTTTTCGTAAATTTCCAGCATAAGTGCCTTTCCTCCTCTTAACCGAAACGGCCGGTAATGTATTCTTCCGTCTTGGGATTGGACGGATTGGTGAACATATTCAAAGTATTATCGTATTCAATGAGTTCGCCTAAGAGGAAAAATGCCGTCTTATCGGAAATGCGGCGGGCTTGCTGCATGCTGTGTGTGACAATGACGATCGTATATTTTTCCTTCAGTTCTAAGGCCAGGTCTTCGATTTTCTGCGTCGAAATCGGGTCCAAAGCAGATGTCGGTTCGTCCATGAGGATGACCGATGGATCGGCTGCTAACGTACGGGCGATACAGAGACGCTGCTGCTGACCACCAGAGAGGCCGAGGGCGCTCTTACTGAGGCGGTCTTTCATTTCATCCCAGCAGGCAGCCTGGCGCAGGCTCTTTTCGACGATGGCGTCGAGCTGCTTCTTATCTTTGATGCCCTGGATGCGCGGACCATAAGCGATATTTTCATAGATGCTCTTCGGGAACGGCGTCGGCTGCTGGAAGACCATGCCGACACGGTAGCGCAGGGCCAAAGGGTCGACTTCTTTGAAGATATCTTTGCCTTCAAAGCGGATATCCCCAGTAACCCGACAGCCTTCAACCCAGTCGTTCATGCGGTTCAGTGTCTTGAGGAATGTCGATTTGCCGCAGCCAGACGGGCCGATGAGAGCCGTGATTTCATTCTTCTTAATCTTCATGTTGATGTCTTTCAAGGCCTGGAAATCATTATAAAAGAGATCCATATGGCTGACATCGAAGGTATATTCTGACATTATTTATTTCCTCCCATTTTCTTGTCAATTCGATAGCTGAGATAGCGTGCAGCCAGGCTGAAGACGAGGACCATGACCATCAGGATGGCCGACGACGCAGCTGCCTGCTGGGCCGCATCGGCATGAAGAGCTTCCGTGCGCAGGGCCCAGATGTGCAGGGCCAGGGTTTCGCCGGGACGGAAGGGATTGAGGGGACACGACGTGGCCGTAATATCCCAGTTCGTCCAGTCGATATCCGTCGACATACCGGCCGTGAACATCAGGGCTGCGGCTTCACCGAAGCCACGGCCAGCGGCCAGGATGAGGCCGGTCATGATGCGCGGGAAGCAGGCCGGCAAGAGGACATGCCAGATGGTCTGCCAATGCGAGGCCCCCAGGCCCAGGCTGCCGTTACGGTAGCTCGACGGCAAGTTGCGCAGGGCGTCTTCGGTGACGGACGTGACCAAAGGCAGGGTCAGGATGGATACGGCCATGGCGCCGGCCATGAGGTTCCATTGGGAACCGGTCATGACGATGAAGACCAGGTAGCCGAACAGGCCGACGACGATAGACGGCAGGGATGCCAAGGTTTCGACAGCCATGCGGACCCAATGAGTGATGCGCCCTTTCTTGGCGTATTCAGCCAGGAAAATGCCGGCCGGGATCCCCGTAATGGTACTGGCGACGAGGGCCAGGACGACCAGATAAATCGTATTGAAGAACATGTTCCCCAACCCCGTCGGGCTGAAGGACAAGAGCTGCGGCGTCATACCACTGATGCCGCTGACGACGACGTAGAGGACAAAGGCGATGAGCAGGATGACGGCAAAAGCAGCGCCAGCCGTAAAAAGGGCCGTCATCATTTTATCTTTATTTTTTTTCGTTTCCACACTTGTCATGTTAATTCCGTCCCCCTTTTACTTCGGAAGCGGCATTGATCTGATGAATGACGAAGATGAACAAGAACGACAGCAGGAACAGGACCAAAGCCATCGTCCACAGAGCTGCGTTGTATTCACCGCCTTCCATGGCGCCGCCCATGTCGGCAGAAATAGCTGTCGTCAGCGTACTGGCCGGCAGGAACAGGGACGTCGGGAAGACTTTCATCTGGCCGATGACCATGGCGACAGCCAGGGCTTCGCCCAAAGCACGGGCCAGGCCTAGGATAATGCCGGTGAAGATACCGCTTTTCGCTGCCGGCAGGACGACGTGGGCAATCGTTTCCCACCGCGTCGCACCGAGGCCGTAAGACGCTTCACGCCAGGACTTAGGCACGGCGGCCATGGCATCGGCAGCCATAGTCGTAATGGTCGGGAAAATCATGATAGCCAGGACAATGCCGGCAGCCAGGACGGAAAAGCCAAAGGGCATGGGGAAAATGTGGCGCAGGGCCGGGATGAGGACGGTCATGCCGACGAAGCCATAGACAACGGACGGGATGCCCGTGAACAATTCGATAGCCGGCTGGATGAGGCGCCGCCGCTGAGGCGTCGCGATTTCCGTCATATAGATGGACGAAGCCAGGCTGAAGGGCAGGGAAATGATCAGCGACAAGAGACAGGTGACCAGCGAACCGGCCAGGAACATGGCCGCCCCGACCTGGCCGCCGCCTTCGGCGGTATCACTCGGTTTCCACTGACCGGAAAAGAGAAATTCCGTCACGCTGTGGCCAAAGGTGAAAAACGTATCTGTACCTTTAATGAAGAGAAAAGCGCCAATGAGAAGCGGCACCAGTGCCATACCGATGCCGCAAATAGTGATGAACGTTTTGGCTGCTTTCTCGTTGCGGTGAGCCCGTTGGACTACCGTTTCGATTGCATTCATGTCGTTCCTCCAGTAAAATTAGTGAACTTCTTTGGTCTGCATCTTCGAGCTTACGCCATAGCCGAGTTCTTCGATGCGTTTGCCGTAATCGGCGCCCGTAATGTATTCGATGAAGGCTTTGACGGCAGCTTTCGGTTCTTTGCTGGTGTAGATATGTTCATAGCCCCAGACGCTGTAGGTACCGTTATAGGTATTTTCCAGGGTCGGTGCTACGCCATCGATGGAAACGGAGTCGACTGTGTCGTTATTGAGCAGGTACGGCAGTGCAACATAGCCGATAGCGCCCGGATTCTGAGCGACGCTCTGGATGAGGATACCGGAGTTATCCGTTTCCAGGGATTTATTGTCGGCTTCTTCCGCGCCGTTGATAGCGTACTGTTTGAACAGGGCCCGCGTACCGGACGTCTTCGGGCGGGTAACCAGGACGATTGGCATATCTTTGCCGCCGACATCTTTCCAGTTCGTGACTTTCGCCGTGAATACGTCCTGTAACTGCTGACGGGTCAGGTTCTTGACGCCTACGTCTTTATTGATGATCGTAGCGACCGTCATGACACAGACTTTATGGTCTTCCAATTTTTCCGCTTTGGCTTTATCTAGTTTCGTTTCAGCCGGTACGTCGGAGTTGCCCATATCGACAGAACCATCGGAAACCTGTTTCAGACCCGTGCCAGAACCGCCGGCATTCAAGGTGATCGTTACGTCTTTATTCGTCGTCTTGAATTTTTCAGCTGCATCTTTGACCAAAGGCAGCAGCGCCGAAGAACCCGAACCGGTAATACTGCCGGAAACAGCCGAACCTTTCCCGGCATCTGCTTTCTGCTGACTTCCGCAGCCGGCAGCCCCAATGGCCATAGTAGCAGCTAAGGCGACAAGAACTAACTTTTTCCATTTCATAAAAAATCCTCTCCTTTGAATAAACGAATCTGAGATGTTCCTGATTCTGAATACAGTCTTATCCTACCAAGGAGATGTAAGGACTTTATGTATGTAATGTAAAATATTGTAAAAAAGGCGCTGTCCCATGAAGACAGCGCCTTTTTGAGTTTGAAGTTGAAAGTTTGATGTTTGATGTATCGGACGGGTATGGGGCCCCTGACCGGAAAATCATCCCTACGGATGGCCCCTCCTCCCTACATCGGTAAGGTGATGGTAATCGTCGTGCCTTCGTTTTCCTTGCTGCTCAAGGCGATAGTGCCGTGATGCTGTTCGACGATGTGCTTGACGATAGCCAGGCCCAGGCCGGTCCCTTTGATTTTGCGGGACCGGCTGGAATCGGCCCGGTAAAAGCGTTCAAAGACGCGCTGCTGTTTGTCTTCAGGGATGCCGATGCCCGTATCACAGATGCTGAAAAAGGCCTTATGGTCGTCGTGGCGGACAGTGATGTAGACATGGCCGCCTGGGCGGTTGTACTTGACGGCATTGTCCAGGAGATTCATGATCAGTTCCCGGAAAAGGCCGCGGTCGGCCAGCACTTCGGTGTCGTCCATGGTACACTGGACGGTCACTTTCTTTTCCGTCAGGACCGGCTCCATAAATTCTACGATATCCTGGACCAAGTCGCGCAAGCATAGCCGTTCCAGGTTAACTTGGCGCTTGCCGTCTTCGATGCGGGCCAAGTGCATGATTTCTTCGATCATCTGCAAGAGGCGCAGGGCTTCCTTACGGATGAGCGTCCCGAAATGGATGACGTCGTCTTTATTCTTGAAGAGGCCCGTCGACAAGACTTCGGCAAAGCCGCTGATGGAAGTAAGCGGCGTCTTCAGTTCATGGGATACATTGGACGTAAATTCCCGCCGCAGCTGTTCCCGGTGTTCTTGTTCGGTCACATCATCGATGATGAACAACATGCCGTAGAAATCATCATTTTTATAGACTGGCTGAAGAGTCAGCAGATAGAGGCGGTCCGCCCGCATGAGTTTCGTCTCACAGACACTGTCCATATGCTGCAGCCTGTCCCAGGGCGCATCGGGAAGGAGTTCCTGGAGGTTGCGCTGCAGGACAGCCTGTGTATTCCCAGCGCCCAGGAAGCGGGCTGCCCGCAGGTTGAGGCCGGCAATGCCATAGGATTTATCCGTCAGGATGACGCCTTCCTGGAGATTTTCCATGATGAGGCGCATGATATTGCGCTGTTGTTCCAGACTGCGCATATTATCCGCAATGGTCTGGCTCTGCAAAAAGACCTTGTCCACTAAGGGCTGTAATTCATGGTCGACGCGCGGCGGCTGGACCATCTTCACATCGCTGTCATTGATCTGGCGGATGAACAAAGCCGTCTGCCGGAGCGGGCTGAGCAGGCTCGCCGTCAGCAGGCGCGAGGCCTTGACACAGGCCAGGGCCGACAGTCCCAAGAGCAGGAGGGCCCACGGCAGGAGGCTGAGGAAGTGAGCATAAAACGTATCCCTTTCCAAGCTGATCCGCAAGATGGTCCCATCAGGCAATTTCTTGGCATAATAATAGAGGGCCTTAGACAGGGTCTGGGAATCGCGGACGGCTGTCCCTTCCCCATTTTCAATCGCCGCCCGTACTTCCGGCCGGGCCAGGTGATTTTCCATGATTCCTTTATCGTAATCCGATTCAAAGAGGACATCGCCGCGGGCATTGATCCAAGTGATACGCAGGCCGTTCGTATGATGGATGCCGATTTTCTTCAAATACAGGGACGTATCATGGCCTTCTTCAAGGGCCGTTTCGACGACATCCATGGTCATCGTCAATTCCTGCTGGATCTGATGCTGTGTAGAACGCCAGAAGAACCACGTCGAAATGAGCAGGGTCACAGCCATACAGGCCAGGCCCATGGACAACAGGCTGAGATAGACTTTCCGCTTCATACATTCCCTCCAATGACGTATCCGACGCCGCGCACGGTATGGATGATCTTGCCGCCATCGCCCAGCTTCTGGCGCAGGCTCTTGATGTGCATGTCGATGGTCCGGCTTTCGCCTTCATAGGTAAAGCCCCAGACCGCTTCCATGATCTGTTCCCGCTTGAGGACGATATCCGTATTGACCAGGAGATAGCGCAGGAGTTCAAATTCTTTTACCGTCAAGTGACACGGCTTGCCCTCGACGGTGACGACATGCTTTTCCTGGTCCAGGGCAACCGGCCCATACGTATAGAGATTCGTTTCCGTATTCTGCCGGCCCGAACGGCGCAGGACAGCGCGGATACGGGAAATGAGCTCGACGATGCCGAAGGGTTTGCAGACGTAATCGTCGGCGCCACCGTCCAGGCCTTTGACAATGTCATATTCGCTGGTCTTGGCCGTCAGCATGATGACGGGAAGCGTCTTATACGGCTGGGTCTTGCGCAGTTTTTCCAATATGTCGTTGCCGCTTTCACCGGGCAGCATGATGTCCAAAAGGAGCAAAGCCGGCATCCGCTTCTCTAAGGCCGGCCAAAATTCCTTGCTGTCGGCAAAAGTCTCGACTTCAAAATCCTGGCTGCGCAGGGCATAACCGACGAGTTCACGAATATTTTCATCATCTTCGACACAGTAAATCAAAGGCATAGGGCTACAGTCCTTTCATGTAAAATCCAGTTTTCTCATTCTATTCCATTATAGCGCAAAACCGGCTAAAAACAGTGTAAAAAGAGGGTAAAAAAAGGGCTTGTCGCACGACGACAAGCCCTTTAAAGTTGTTAGTGGCTAGCAGTTAGTTGTTAGCGGATGGCTTTAAATTTGAAGGTTTTCTCTGCAAACTACAAACTCTGTGCTACAAACTATAAAGTAAACGGGGCCTCTCATGATGGCAGAAACCTTCGTGCGGCAGTGCCCCTTTTAGAAATCGAAGTCCTTGGCCTTGATCTTGACCTGCCATTCTTTATCGACCTGTTTATAGGTAATGGTCGCAATGAAGGAGTGGAGGTCGCGGACCCAGGTGTAGTTGCGGTCGGAAATGTGATCATCGTCGAGGTCCTGGGCCCAGGAGAAGATGACCGTATCCCGCGGTGTCAGGACGTAGCCGATGGACAGGCCGTGCTGACGGGGGTCATCGAGGGTATCGAAGCGATACGGCGTGTAGCCGCTGACGTTGTGTTTCTTATACCAGAAGCTGGTCCA containing:
- the pstC gene encoding phosphate ABC transporter permease subunit PstC translates to MNAIETVVQRAHRNEKAAKTFITICGIGMALVPLLIGAFLFIKGTDTFFTFGHSVTEFLFSGQWKPSDTAEGGGQVGAAMFLAGSLVTCLLSLIISLPFSLASSIYMTEIATPQRRRLIQPAIELFTGIPSVVYGFVGMTVLIPALRHIFPMPFGFSVLAAGIVLAIMIFPTITTMAADAMAAVPKSWREASYGLGATRWETIAHVVLPAAKSGIFTGIILGLARALGEALAVAMVIGQMKVFPTSLFLPASTLTTAISADMGGAMEGGEYNAALWTMALVLFLLSFLFIFVIHQINAASEVKGGRN
- a CDS encoding sensor histidine kinase, producing MKRKVYLSLLSMGLACMAVTLLISTWFFWRSTQHQIQQELTMTMDVVETALEEGHDTSLYLKKIGIHHTNGLRITWINARGDVLFESDYDKGIMENHLARPEVRAAIENGEGTAVRDSQTLSKALYYYAKKLPDGTILRISLERDTFYAHFLSLLPWALLLLGLSALACVKASRLLTASLLSPLRQTALFIRQINDSDVKMVQPPRVDHELQPLVDKVFLQSQTIADNMRSLEQQRNIMRLIMENLQEGVILTDKSYGIAGLNLRAARFLGAGNTQAVLQRNLQELLPDAPWDRLQHMDSVCETKLMRADRLYLLTLQPVYKNDDFYGMLFIIDDVTEQEHREQLRREFTSNVSHELKTPLTSISGFAEVLSTGLFKNKDDVIHFGTLIRKEALRLLQMIEEIMHLARIEDGKRQVNLERLCLRDLVQDIVEFMEPVLTEKKVTVQCTMDDTEVLADRGLFRELIMNLLDNAVKYNRPGGHVYITVRHDDHKAFFSICDTGIGIPEDKQQRVFERFYRADSSRSRKIKGTGLGLAIVKHIVEQHHGTIALSSKENEGTTITITLPM
- the pstB gene encoding phosphate ABC transporter ATP-binding protein PstB, giving the protein MSEYTFDVSHMDLFYNDFQALKDINMKIKKNEITALIGPSGCGKSTFLKTLNRMNDWVEGCRVTGDIRFEGKDIFKEVDPLALRYRVGMVFQQPTPFPKSIYENIAYGPRIQGIKDKKQLDAIVEKSLRQAACWDEMKDRLSKSALGLSGGQQQRLCIARTLAADPSVILMDEPTSALDPISTQKIEDLALELKEKYTIVIVTHSMQQARRISDKTAFFLLGELIEYDNTLNMFTNPSNPKTEEYITGRFG
- a CDS encoding phosphate ABC transporter substrate-binding protein; the encoded protein is MKWKKLVLVALAATMAIGAAGCGSQQKADAGKGSAVSGSITGSGSSALLPLVKDAAEKFKTTNKDVTITLNAGGSGTGLKQVSDGSVDMGNSDVPAETKLDKAKAEKLEDHKVCVMTVATIINKDVGVKNLTRQQLQDVFTAKVTNWKDVGGKDMPIVLVTRPKTSGTRALFKQYAINGAEEADNKSLETDNSGILIQSVAQNPGAIGYVALPYLLNNDTVDSVSIDGVAPTLENTYNGTYSVWGYEHIYTSKEPKAAVKAFIEYITGADYGKRIEELGYGVSSKMQTKEVH
- a CDS encoding YitT family protein, which gives rise to MKTLTSHTLWELAVPYLASFVGSLVVAIGMNAFFIPFHLLSSGLSGAAIMIYFLTGLPVGIGIFILNIPIMIACYKFMGRRYTVLSIVGTIMLSVLVDATAFLSTWNIMHDAMLSSITGGILAGIGFGIIYKYNGNSGGLDVIGAIVKKYYSLEMGTVTMILNLVILLAAAWLFSLERAVLTFVAIYIAAFITNKVVIGLKQRKSVIIISNRATPIAQVLMRYVGHGATYLHGQGAYTMQDKRVIYAVIKLTEVAKVKEIVNKLDPQAFMIISDASEVVGRGFTTSPVKYHQYPGDALSMPHTKKNMPPEY
- the ispE gene encoding 4-(cytidine 5'-diphospho)-2-C-methyl-D-erythritol kinase, whose protein sequence is MTKIVETGYGKINLALAITGRRSDGYHDIDTVFQSIGLCDTVTLQDADEWQLTCSVPGLACDETNLAYKAWQALCPYKKDNQPVAIHIEKNIPIAAGLAGGSTDCAAVLRGLNRLWGLGLSQADLCHIGTGLGADVPFCICGGTMRGTGIGEELRELPPLPDWPVVIVHPHAAVQTKKAYALFDSRERTKPIDVDAVERAVCRSDFQALTASMGNTFEELVIPDVPEVARCQQLLSSSGLRPLMAGSGPTVFALVPPEREGEIRRQAASWRDVDAYVTKVVKRVEGEA
- the phoU gene encoding phosphate signaling complex protein PhoU; translated protein: MLEIYEKSVAELKNDMINLGIKVEQAVDNAWKALEQKDIELAQRIYDGDDVIDELVKNCMKKDLTISMMQGPVAADYRSLMATLKILSDLERIADHCADISHYVIHLEQTHHNVPLPQGIKEMYGVMASMVSDVIDFYKKRGTSSQASLMRDKDDIVDQAFNNLMETLAAEMTAHPENSKDYIDLVLVVKYIERMADHANNIAEWLIYRDTNEIRL
- a CDS encoding response regulator transcription factor; the encoded protein is MPLIYCVEDDENIRELVGYALRSQDFEVETFADSKEFWPALEKRMPALLLLDIMLPGESGNDILEKLRKTQPYKTLPVIMLTAKTSEYDIVKGLDGGADDYVCKPFGIVELISRIRAVLRRSGRQNTETNLYTYGPVALDQEKHVVTVEGKPCHLTVKEFELLRYLLVNTDIVLKREQIMEAVWGFTYEGESRTIDMHIKSLRQKLGDGGKIIHTVRGVGYVIGGNV
- the pstA gene encoding phosphate ABC transporter permease PstA; translated protein: MTSVETKKNKDKMMTALFTAGAAFAVILLIAFVLYVVVSGISGMTPQLLSFSPTGLGNMFFNTIYLVVLALVASTITGIPAGIFLAEYAKKGRITHWVRMAVETLASLPSIVVGLFGYLVFIVMTGSQWNLMAGAMAVSILTLPLVTSVTEDALRNLPSSYRNGSLGLGASHWQTIWHVLLPACFPRIMTGLILAAGRGFGEAAALMFTAGMSTDIDWTNWDITATSCPLNPFRPGETLALHIWALRTEALHADAAQQAAASSAILMVMVLVFSLAARYLSYRIDKKMGGNK